The DNA sequence TATATAATTTTTAAATTGATGTATTGCACCACCATATCCAAAATTATCTCTTATTTTTGAAATTAATACAGATCTTCTCATTATATTATTATCAATTATACGCCACTGCTGTTGTAAATTATTTATTTCTATAAATATAAATAATCCCTTAACTACTAAAATAGCACCAATAATGCTCATAAAAATATTTAACTTAGTCTTTATTCTCATTATATATTCCCCCTTATTTTTTCAACTTTTCAATCTCCTCTTCACTTAATCCCGTCTTTTCCATTATAGTTTTCAAATCTAAAACATCTAATAAACTTTTTGCTATCTCTATATTTCTCTTTTTTATCCCTTTTTCAATCCCTTTTTCAATCCCCTTTTTTTCAGCTTTTTTTAGAGCTGCATCTTCATCTCTTAACCATTTTAATCTAGCTTCATAACTTTCACGCTCATCTTTATTTAATGACATCTCTTCTAATATCTCTACCGCTTTTTTTATTGTAGATACCTCTTCTAGCTCTTTTGGAAGTTTATTTTCTTCATATTTTTCTGCTCTTTTTAAAAAGTTTACCCATCTATCTAACATTGTACTGAATTTTTCATTATATTTCTCTAGTTCTATAAAATGTATCTCTAAATGATCTATAAACTCATCTTTACTTTCCATATTTATTATTTTATAAATATTATGATAATTTTCCTCATCTAAACATCTAAAATTTAATATATTTATGCTTATTGTCTTCTTTAAATTATCATAATTTATCCCTGTGGATAGTTGACCTGAATATAATCTTGCCCAATAATACAATGCTCTCTTGTCAAAGTATTCCTGATCAATTATTTGCATTTCTATATTATACCAACGCCCTCTTTGATCTACCGCTTTTATATCCAATATTGATAATTTATCATTTCTAAAATTCTTATCATTATAAGGGTTTTTAAGTTCTAACTCTGTTACTCTATCATCTTCTGATACTACTGAATTTATAAAATCTAATAACAAATCCTTATTATCTTCCGAACCAAATAATTTTTTAAATACAAAATCTACTCTCGGATTTATTCTACACATAACCATCACCTCTACTTTATAAGTATTTTATCTTAAATAACATTTAAAAAATAAACTTCTCATATTTCATTATAAAAACTCTTGAATATCTATATATTTCAAAACAAAAATATTGTTTCTAATCCATCCCTAAAGAATTTTCTATTATTATATTTGCTACACCCACAGCTTTTTTCAAAGAACCATAATCAGCTAAATTTTTCCCAGCTATATCATATGCTGTCCCATGATCCACAGAAGTTCTAATTATCGGTAATCCTACAGTTATATTTACTCCAAGTCCAAAAGATTCCATTTTCATTGGAATTAATCCTTGATCATGATACATTACAACCGCTATATTAAATTCATCTTTTAACATTCTAACAAAAAGTGTATCTGGAACAATAGGTCCTTCCACTTCTATTCCAAGTTTCTTTGCTTCTTCAACTGCTGGTAAGATTTCTTTTATCTCTTCATCACCAAATAATCCCCCTTCTCCATTATGAGGATTTAATCCTGATACAGCTATTTTAGTTTTTATTCCTAACAGTTTTTTTGCTTTATTGGCAAGTTTTATCTTCTTTAATATATTTTCTTTTTTTACCTTTTTTATAGCATCATTTAAAGATAAATGAGTTGTATTTAAGACAACTGTTATTTTATCACCTTTTAAAATCATTGCATAATTTTTTGTATTTGTATTATCTGCTAAAAAAGATGTATGCCCACTATAATGATAACCTGCTAAATTTATAGCTTCTTTACTAATTGGTGCTGTTACCATTGCATCAAAAGTTTTATCTTTTGTTAATTCAAGAGCTTTTTCAATATATAGCATACTCATCTTTCCAGATTGTTTTGTAGGAATTCCTATTTCTAATTCCTTAGCTTTAGCAATATTTTCATCTATAGTTTTATGCTCAACATTAATAATTGGAATTATATTTTTAGAAATAATATTTTTTATCTCTTCTCTATTTTTATAATTTCCCAAAATATCTTCTACTTTTAAATCTAAATTATACTTTCCTATGTAATATTTTAGTATTTCTTTATCTCCAACAACTACTGGTATAAAATTATTTCCACTTTTTGAAAAAAAATCTTTATAAAATTTCAATATAATTTCTGGTCCAATACCTGCTGGATCTCCCATTGTAATTAATATTTTGTTTTTCATAACTACTCTCCAATTTATATTTATTTTCCTGAATTATAACACATTTTTTAAAATATATTAAGTGTTTTTTATAATATAAAAAATAAGCTACGCTTCATAATGTAAAGTATAAATGTTTTTCAAAATTTTTGGTTTCTGAAAAATTTTGCTTTGAAAAATTGCATATTTCAAAAAAACGGCGTAGCTTATTTTCTGAATAAATTTATAATTTCCTATTATATCAATGAACGTTAAAAAAATCTTTTGTTCTTATATTTCCAATAATATCTCTTTTATTTTTTTCATTTCATCTCTAGCTTGTATAGCTTTTTCAAAATTTAACTCTTCTGCATATTTTTTCATATCTTTTCCTAATTTTTTTATTTCTGCTTCCATTTGAGTTTTATTTCTATATATTTTTTTTACTTCTAATATTTTTTTATCTCCAATTATAGTTTCATAATCATAATTTAAAGCATCTTTTGGTAATTCTTTTATTATTTGTTTTGGATCTATATTGTTATCTATATTATATTTTTTTTGTTTTTTCTTACGCCTATTTATCTCATATAGTGCTTCTTTCATTGATTTTGTTTCTTTATCTGCATACAAGATCACTCTTCCATTTATATTTCTAGATGCTCTCCCCATTGTTTGAATTAATGATCTCCTTGATCTTAAAAATCCCTCTTTATCAGCTTCTAATATTGCTACTAATGAAACTTCTGGAATATCAAGCCCCTCTCTTAATAGATTTATTCCAACCAAAACATCAAATTCACCCATTCTAAGACCTCTTATTATATCTACTCTTTCTAATGTGTCTATTCCAGAATGCATATATTTCACTTTTATCCCAAATTCCAAATAGTATTCTGTTAATTCTTCTGCCATTTTTTTTGTTAATGTTGTTACTAATACTCTTTCCTTTCTTTTAGCTATTTTATATATTTCACTCATCAAATCATCAACTTGGTTTGTAGTTGGTCTAATCTCAATTTCAGGCTCTACAATTCCTGTCGGTCTAATTAGTTGCTCTGCAATATTAGCTTTAGAATTTTCTATCTCAAAATCTCCAGGAGTAGCAGATACAAATACCAACTGTTTTGCTTTTTTTAAAAATTCCTTAAATTGCAAAGGCCTATTATCATATGCAGATGGCAACCTAAATCCATTTTCTACTAAAACTGTTTTTCTTGCTCTATCCCCATTATACATTCCTCTTATTTGTGGAGCTCCAACATGAGATTCATCTATAAACACAATAAAATCTTTTGAAAAATAATCTAATAAAGTATATGGAGTTTCTCCAGCTTTTCTTTCAGCTAAATATCTCGAATAATTTTCTATCCCTTTACAATAACCAATTTCCCTTATCATCTCTAAATCATATTGTGTCCTCTGCCTTATTCTTTGTGCTTCTAATAATTTTCCATTTTTTTCAAAAAATTCAACTTGAGTTATCATCTCTTCTCTTATTTGATTTAATATTTTTTCTATCTTTTTTTCTTCTGTAACATAATGAGTTGCTGGCATTATCATTATTCTTTCTAAATTTTTTTTTATTTTTTTCCCTGTTAATGGATCTATTTCAGAAATCTCTTCTAATTCATCTCCAAAAAATTCTAATTTATAAGCTGTATCCATATATACTGGGTATATATCTACTGTATCCCCTTTTACTCGAAACTTTCCTCTTGAAAACTCTATATCATTTCTCTCATATCTAATACTAATTAATTTTTTTAATATCTCTTTTCTAGGTGGTGCATAGCCTTTTTCTAATGGCAAACTCATTTTCCTATATACTTCTGGAGCTCCTAACCCATAAATTGCAGAGACAGATGCAACAATTATAACATCATTTCTATTTAATAACGCTGCTGTAGCAGCATGTCTTAATTTGTCAATTTCATCATTTATAGATGAATCCTTTTCAATATATGTATCTGTACTTGCAATATATGCTTCAGGTTGATAATAATCATAATATGACACAAAATATTCTACTGCATTTTCTGGAAAAAATGCTTTATATTCTGAATATAATTGTGCAGCTAAAGTTTTATTAGGAGCCATAATAAGCGCAGGTCTATTAGTCTTAGCTATTACATTAGCTATTGTAAAAGTTTTTCCAGAACCAGTTACCCCTAATAGAGTTTGATATTTATTATTATTATCTAAACTATCAATTAATTTTGCAATAGCAGTTGGTTGATCTCCTGTAGGACTAAATTTAGAAACTAATTTAAACATATTTAATCTCCTTTCAATAAAAAGTAAGATACACTTTCTACTATTTTCATCTTTTTCTATTATATCCAGATATCATTATTAATTTTAATAAATCTTTCCAGTTTCAAGAATTTTTTTCCTCTCTCCTATCTTTACCCTCTTTTATTCTTTTATTCTTTTATTCTTTTATTCTTTTTATAATTCCCGTGCATTTGTGTAAAATAATAAATTTTCTTGGTGAAATTCCCGTTAAGCAGCTGTCATTGTTTGAGCGTAGCGAGTTTGACAGTTGTAGGGAATGAGCCTTAGAAAATTATTATTTGGAACATTAGCACTTGATTTTTTGTTACTTTTTCATCAAGGAAAAAGTAAAGATTCTCTAATTTCAAAAATAGAAAACAAGCCGAAACAAATGTCTCGGCTTATGAATGTTCAAAAAATATTATTCTTTTGTTCTTTTGTTCATAAAAAACTCTTAAGCCCAGTAAATAAACAAATTGATATCCTATTTTAAAACCATTCTAATCTTCTTTTATTTTATTCCAATCTACTCCTTTAATAAATTCTTTAAAAAATGCTAAGAAAATCCCTAAAAATATTCCCAACACAAATCCAATTATTACATTTAATTTTTTATTAGGCTTAATTGGAACTTTTGGTGTTATTGCTGGATCCAATATATTAATAACACTATTTTCTTTAACTTCATCTATTTTTGCTGTTTCATTTTGAGCTAATAACATTTTATAAATACTAACTGTTGTTTCCACTTCTCTTTGTAACCTTGACATTTTTATTTTTATATCTGGCACATCTTTTAAAGCAATCATCTCTATTGGAAGTTTTTTATTCCCTTTTTCCAAAGCTGTAATTTGTCCTTGATATACAGATATCTCTTTTTTTAATTTTTTAACTTCTATATTTTCATTTCCTGTAAATTGTTTTAACACTTCTAATTTTCCGCTTAATTCAAATACATTTGTTTTTAATTTTGTTAATATTTCTGTTAAAGCTTGTGCTTCATCCATAATTGAAACTGTATTATATTTTTTTTCTATATTTTTTAATTTTTCTTCTTGTGTCTTTAATTTTTTTTCTACTAATTTTAATTGCTTTCCTATAAACTCTCTATTTCTTTTTGCTTTTGTAAGATTTTTTTCTTTAATATATCTTTCTAATTCCGTATAATAATAATTAGATATTTCTGCACTTTTTTCCGCATCATCTAATTCTACATCTACTGTATAAGTTCCACTTTTATCATCTTGAGCTACTGTAACTATATTTTTAAGCCATTCTGCAATATCTGTAATTGTTGGTTTATCTTTCTCTTCAAGCTTTGATAGATCTATTTCGTTTTTTTCTATATAATAATCATATAATTTTAAATTTTTAACTATATCCTCTCTAAAAGTACGACTTTCCATTATTGTTATGAAATTAATTCCTGATTTTCCACCAGAACTACCCAACATACTGGCAAAAGGTATTGAGCTAGCTAATGCACTAAGACCGTTACTACCATCTCCTTGTTCTGCCATAAATACCATTTCTGATTTATAAATTTTTGGCATTCTTATAGAAACCACCGCTGCAATAATTGTTATTAATATTGTGATCCCTATAATTAATTTTTTATTTTTCCATATAACCTTTATTAAGTCCAATAGATCAATTTCATCTTCTTCTACATATTGTCTGTTTTCTTCCACTTCTAAGCCTCCATTATTTTAAATTTAATATTTTGTTTATTTCCTAAATATTCTTCAACATATCTATTTCTAATCCTTCAATTGCTAAATCACTATTTTCAAAACTGTTTTTAGCAACTTCTAGTTTTTTTTCTATATCTTCTTCACTATCTTCTGGATCATGATGAGTTAAAAATAGTTTTTTTACACCTGCCTTTTTTGCATTTTCTGCTGCCATTTCTGGAGTACTATGCCCCCATCCTTGTTTTTTTAAATAAGTTTTATAATCATATGCTGCATCATGAACCAACACATCTGCATCCTTTGCAAATTGAATTAATTTTGCATCTCCACCAATGTAACTTTCTACATCTGTTGCAAAAACAAAACTTTTACCCAAATATTCAATTCTATATATATACACTCCATTTTTAGGATGATTATACCCTTTTAATATTTTTACTACAACATCATTTTCTGAAGATACAAAATCAGCATGATATTTATTATATACTTTTAATTTTTGACTATCTTTTTTTAAAATCAATACATCTGTATGATTTATATCTGTACAGTTTTTCAAAGAACCCATTTCGTCATAACTTACTGGAAAATATGAATATGCCATAGAACTAGAAATCACCTCTTCTATACCATCTTTTAAAACCTTTGGACCATACAAATTTATTTTATAATTACCAAAATATGCTGGCAAAAATGAAGGAAATCCTTCTGTGTGATCTTTATGAGTATGTGTAAATAGTATATTTATATCAGAATGTTTTTTTTCAGCTGCTATTTTTTTCCCTAAACCTATTATCCCTGTTCCTGCATCTAATATTATTATCCCAAAATCTGTTTCAACCTCTATACATGTAGTATTCCCACCATATTTTACCCCTTTGTTTCCTGACAATACATAACTTCCTCTTACCCCCCAAAACTTAATATTAAAAACTGCCATACAGTTCACCACCTTATATTATCACTATTTTGTTCAATTCTTTTTTATATAATTCATAAATTTTTTCTTTTACAAATATCTCAAATATATACTTGTCCAAATGGTTATCTTTCACTTCAAACTCCAATATTTTTAGAGCTTTTTCCACAGCCATTGGTGGTTTATAAGGTCTATCTCTTGCAGTTAAAGCTTCAAAAATATCTAAAATTGCAAGTAACTTTGCCTCAAAAGGGATCTCATCTCCCACTAATCCATGCGGATAACCACTTCCATCAATTTTTTCATGATGCCCAGAAGCAATTTCAGGAATTCTTTTTAATAATTTAGTCCATTTTATTCCTTCAAGAATATCATATGTAAATGTAACATGTAAATTCATTTCTCTTCTTTCTTCATCTGTTAAATTCCCTTTTTTTATCATAAGATTTTCTATCTCAAATTCATCTAATAAATTCCTATTTGTGCCATCTACATCAATAAATTCAACCATTGAAATTTTGCTAATCATATTTTCCTCATCAACAGTTACAAAACCCTTCTTATTTATATCGGAAATTATCTCATAATATTTATCTATTTTTAATAAAAGTTCTGTTTCATAATCAGATAGCCTGTGTAATACTTTTCGCAACTCTAAGTTCTTTTTGAAATATTGAAATCTATATTTTATAGTTTCCATTCTATCATCTGTTAATCTGTTTCTTTTTAAAAGTATATTTTCTTTTATTCCTACTTTTCCAATATCATGTAATAATGCAGCATAATAAAGTTGTCTTATCTCATCTTTATTAAAAGTTTTATCTTTGTATGGTCCATAATCTATTCTGTCTATAGCTTTTGCTAATTCTATAGCATATCCTGCCAACCTACGCGAATGTCCTGATGTAGTAGTATCTCTTGCATCTAAAGTACTTACCATTGCTTCTATAAATGATTGAAATAGTTCTTCTATCTCATTATATAATCTTGTTCTTTCTAATAATATTGCTGCCTGTGACGCTAAAGATGTTATTATTTCCTCTTCATCTCTTGTATAAGAAATAATATTTTTTTCAATTGTATCAGGCTCTCCTAATACAGTTCCCTCTTCCTTTTTTTTATTTAATAATTGTAAAACTCCAACTACATCTCCACTATAATCTTTCATAGGAATAACCAACATATTTATAGTTTTATAATTTATACTTTTATCAAATGAATTATTATATGTTATTTTTAATAATGAATCTATATTATTTACATTTTTAATATTTAACGTTTCTCCTGTTAATCCAACATATCCAGATATACTTTTTTTATTTAATGGCAATGTAAACTCTTTAAATGGAAATTCTCTAGAAAAATTTTTTGTGATTTTAAATTTTAATTTTTCTTCTTTGTCTATAATTTCTTTTATATATAAACTTCCACCATCACTATTTGTTATTTTAATGCTCTCTTCAAGTATTAATTGTAACAACTTATTGGTATCTTTTTCTGCTGACAAAGCAATTCCTATTTTATTTAATTCTTTCATCAAATCATTTTTCGTTGCCATATCATTTCCCCCTTATACTTTTTATGCCCTAATTAATTACATCAAAAGTCTTTTCAGAAAATTTTAAATTTTTTATCAACTCTATAAATTTATTTTTATTTATATCTGACAACTTATCATAATTCTCCAATCCAAATTTATAAACTTTTTCTTGAGAATGGTTAGTTGATATATCTATTTTTAATAATTTTGATATGTTAAACAGTTTTAATATATCTTCAATTATCTCAATTTTTTCAAATTGCAACTCATCTATGAGAATATTTAATTTTTCTTTCAATCTATCCTTCATTTTATCGTTAACTATCTTATAATTTAATTTTTTAGAAGACATAATAGCTGATACTAATTCACTCTCGCTAGATTGTGAATTCAGATTTTCTAAAAATTCTTCTAGTAAATTTGTTATCTTATTTTTAAATGTATATTCTGCTGCTATTCTATATTCTTCAGGTATTGATAATTCAGCATCTAGCAAAGCAGATATTACTTGAGAACTTTCAGTATAAATTTTTTCGTATGTATTTTTATAATCTTCAAAAAATTTACCTGTAACTTTTTTTAATATTTTTCTTTTTGTTTCTAATAAAAGCTCATTAAATGTATAATATTCACTATTAATATACATATCTAACGCTCTCATAGATTCAACTATTGAAAACTTTTTTTCTATTTTTTTTAATATCTCTCTTTTTATTTCAAAATATTCTGTATTTGAAAAAATGTTTTTAACAGAACATCTAAAATCCATATTCCCGAATTTTAAAACTCCATACATCACATATCTAAATTCATTAGTTATAAGATTTTTTATTTTTACTTTTCCTATATTTAATATAAGATTTCCATCTTCTATTTTACTAAAATCATCTCTTTCTATCTCATATGTGAATATCTCACTTTTTTTACTATATTTATAAAAAGATGAACTTATCGCATAATGAGCTACCATTTTATCAAAATCAACTATTCTGCTTTTTACCATATTAAAATATATATCTTTCCCAGTTCCAAATTCTTTTATATTACTTTTGGCTTCTTCTAAATAATTCGTAAATATTTTTTCTATATCTTGATTTGTATAATCTTGTGCAAGTTGAATTGCTTTTGATGCATAACTCAAAATTTGAATTGTCTCTAATCCTGATATTTCATCAAAAAACCATCCACAACTTGTAAACATTAACAATAAATTTCTCTGTATTTCTAATAATTTCAATAAAAACTCTTGTTCTTCTGTATCTACTTCTTTTTTTAAATTTCTCTTAAAATAATCATTTACATTTTTAAGGCTTCTGTTTAAAACAACATCAACATATTCATTCCTAGCTTTCCATATATCTTTAAAATATGGAGTAGCTTCTTTTCCATATATTTCTTTTAAAATGTCCCTCAATTTATTCAACCCATCTCTTAATGGCTTTCTCCATTTTTGATTCCAACCATAATTCCCACCCGAATTACAACCACAATCATCTTTCCACCTATCAACTCCATGTGCACAGCTCCAAGAAGTTCCTTCTCCCTTGCCTTCGTTTAATTCTACTTCATCAACTACACCAAATTTCTCTAAATAATACCCATAATTTATAACTTCAAAATTATTTTTTGGAGCTAAATCAAATAAAAGATGCGCCAATGTTAAATCAGCAAATTTTTTATGATGTCCATAAGTTTCTCCATCAGTAGCTATATTCACTATTTGAGAATGTTCTGCCTTTTCATTTAAAGCTAGTTTTAATCTTGAGATATATTTAGATGAATCCTTAACTGTATCTTCAAATCCTATACTACTAGATATAGGTCCATCATAAAAAAATATATCAATATATTTATTCGGATAAGTTTTTGAATAACATCTATAAGGTTTTGTAGAATCTATTTTGCCACCCAAAACATCTTTCCACTCTTTTTTTTCCATTTCCCTTGTATTTTTTGCTTGATAAGGAGACAATATTGTAAATTTTATATCATTCTCTATTAAAGCATCCACTGTTTTATAGTCAATTGCTGTTTCTGCCAACCACATACCTTCAGGCTTTCTCTTAAACCTTGATTCAAAATCTTTTATTCCCCATAAAATTTGAGTGTTTTTATCTTCTTTATCTGCTAACGGCATTATAATATGATTATAAACTTGTGCTAAAGCATTTCCATGTCCCGAATATTCCTTTAAACTTTCTTTATCAGCTTCTAAAATTCTATTATAAGTTTCAAAATCATTTTTCTCTAGCCAACTTAATAATGTAGGCCCAAAATTAAAACTCATTTTCGAATAATTATTCACAACTTTTATTATCTCTCCTTTAGAATTGAATATTTTAGAAAATGCATTAGGCCTATAACACTCTTCATTTATCCTTTCATTCCAATCATGAAATGGATGAGCACTTTTTTGTATTTCTATTGCTTCTAACCAAGGATTTTCTCTAGGCGGTTGATAAAAATGTCCATGAATAACCAAATAAGATTTTTTTATATCTTTTTTATTTTTCATAATTCTCTATCCTCCATTAATTTTAAAAAAACATCAACCAATTTTTCTTCAAATTGTATATTTTTATTCTTTTTTAGTTCTTGTACAGCAAATTCATGACTTAATCCTTTTCTATAAGGCCTATCTGATGTTATTGCATCATAAGTATCTGCTACAGATATTATACGAGAAGTTAATGGTATTTCCTTTTTTTTCAATCCTAAAGGATAACCTGTCCCATTCCATTTTTCATGATGATGCCTTATTATTTCTGCAATATTTTTCATATTATTAATTTGAGATACTATTTCATACCCATTTTCAGGGTGTTTTTTTATTTGTTCAAACTCATAGTCAGTTAATTTTCCAGTCTTATTCAAAATATATTCTGGCAATCCTATTTTCCCCACATCATGCAAAACAGCTGCCATATCCAATTCTTTTAATTTGGCTGGTGAAAATCCCAATTCTTTTGCAATCATATATGAATACTCTGCA is a window from the Haliovirga abyssi genome containing:
- a CDS encoding Rpn family recombination-promoting nuclease/putative transposase → MCRINPRVDFVFKKLFGSEDNKDLLLDFINSVVSEDDRVTELELKNPYNDKNFRNDKLSILDIKAVDQRGRWYNIEMQIIDQEYFDKRALYYWARLYSGQLSTGINYDNLKKTISINILNFRCLDEENYHNIYKIINMESKDEFIDHLEIHFIELEKYNEKFSTMLDRWVNFLKRAEKYEENKLPKELEEVSTIKKAVEILEEMSLNKDERESYEARLKWLRDEDAALKKAEKKGIEKGIEKGIKKRNIEIAKSLLDVLDLKTIMEKTGLSEEEIEKLKK
- the pdxA gene encoding 4-hydroxythreonine-4-phosphate dehydrogenase PdxA; translation: MKNKILITMGDPAGIGPEIILKFYKDFFSKSGNNFIPVVVGDKEILKYYIGKYNLDLKVEDILGNYKNREEIKNIISKNIIPIINVEHKTIDENIAKAKELEIGIPTKQSGKMSMLYIEKALELTKDKTFDAMVTAPISKEAINLAGYHYSGHTSFLADNTNTKNYAMILKGDKITVVLNTTHLSLNDAIKKVKKENILKKIKLANKAKKLLGIKTKIAVSGLNPHNGEGGLFGDEEIKEILPAVEEAKKLGIEVEGPIVPDTLFVRMLKDEFNIAVVMYHDQGLIPMKMESFGLGVNITVGLPIIRTSVDHGTAYDIAGKNLADYGSLKKAVGVANIIIENSLGMD
- the uvrB gene encoding excinuclease ABC subunit UvrB, whose product is MFKLVSKFSPTGDQPTAIAKLIDSLDNNNKYQTLLGVTGSGKTFTIANVIAKTNRPALIMAPNKTLAAQLYSEYKAFFPENAVEYFVSYYDYYQPEAYIASTDTYIEKDSSINDEIDKLRHAATAALLNRNDVIIVASVSAIYGLGAPEVYRKMSLPLEKGYAPPRKEILKKLISIRYERNDIEFSRGKFRVKGDTVDIYPVYMDTAYKLEFFGDELEEISEIDPLTGKKIKKNLERIMIMPATHYVTEEKKIEKILNQIREEMITQVEFFEKNGKLLEAQRIRQRTQYDLEMIREIGYCKGIENYSRYLAERKAGETPYTLLDYFSKDFIVFIDESHVGAPQIRGMYNGDRARKTVLVENGFRLPSAYDNRPLQFKEFLKKAKQLVFVSATPGDFEIENSKANIAEQLIRPTGIVEPEIEIRPTTNQVDDLMSEIYKIAKRKERVLVTTLTKKMAEELTEYYLEFGIKVKYMHSGIDTLERVDIIRGLRMGEFDVLVGINLLREGLDIPEVSLVAILEADKEGFLRSRRSLIQTMGRASRNINGRVILYADKETKSMKEALYEINRRKKKQKKYNIDNNIDPKQIIKELPKDALNYDYETIIGDKKILEVKKIYRNKTQMEAEIKKLGKDMKKYAEELNFEKAIQARDEMKKIKEILLEI
- a CDS encoding GumC family protein, which codes for MEENRQYVEEDEIDLLDLIKVIWKNKKLIIGITILITIIAAVVSIRMPKIYKSEMVFMAEQGDGSNGLSALASSIPFASMLGSSGGKSGINFITIMESRTFREDIVKNLKLYDYYIEKNEIDLSKLEEKDKPTITDIAEWLKNIVTVAQDDKSGTYTVDVELDDAEKSAEISNYYYTELERYIKEKNLTKAKRNREFIGKQLKLVEKKLKTQEEKLKNIEKKYNTVSIMDEAQALTEILTKLKTNVFELSGKLEVLKQFTGNENIEVKKLKKEISVYQGQITALEKGNKKLPIEMIALKDVPDIKIKMSRLQREVETTVSIYKMLLAQNETAKIDEVKENSVINILDPAITPKVPIKPNKKLNVIIGFVLGIFLGIFLAFFKEFIKGVDWNKIKED
- a CDS encoding MBL fold metallo-hydrolase codes for the protein MAVFNIKFWGVRGSYVLSGNKGVKYGGNTTCIEVETDFGIIILDAGTGIIGLGKKIAAEKKHSDINILFTHTHKDHTEGFPSFLPAYFGNYKINLYGPKVLKDGIEEVISSSMAYSYFPVSYDEMGSLKNCTDINHTDVLILKKDSQKLKVYNKYHADFVSSENDVVVKILKGYNHPKNGVYIYRIEYLGKSFVFATDVESYIGGDAKLIQFAKDADVLVHDAAYDYKTYLKKQGWGHSTPEMAAENAKKAGVKKLFLTHHDPEDSEEDIEKKLEVAKNSFENSDLAIEGLEIDMLKNI
- a CDS encoding HD family phosphohydrolase is translated as MATKNDLMKELNKIGIALSAEKDTNKLLQLILEESIKITNSDGGSLYIKEIIDKEEKLKFKITKNFSREFPFKEFTLPLNKKSISGYVGLTGETLNIKNVNNIDSLLKITYNNSFDKSINYKTINMLVIPMKDYSGDVVGVLQLLNKKKEEGTVLGEPDTIEKNIISYTRDEEEIITSLASQAAILLERTRLYNEIEELFQSFIEAMVSTLDARDTTTSGHSRRLAGYAIELAKAIDRIDYGPYKDKTFNKDEIRQLYYAALLHDIGKVGIKENILLKRNRLTDDRMETIKYRFQYFKKNLELRKVLHRLSDYETELLLKIDKYYEIISDINKKGFVTVDEENMISKISMVEFIDVDGTNRNLLDEFEIENLMIKKGNLTDEERREMNLHVTFTYDILEGIKWTKLLKRIPEIASGHHEKIDGSGYPHGLVGDEIPFEAKLLAILDIFEALTARDRPYKPPMAVEKALKILEFEVKDNHLDKYIFEIFVKEKIYELYKKELNKIVII
- a CDS encoding DUF3536 domain-containing protein; translated protein: MKNKKDIKKSYLVIHGHFYQPPRENPWLEAIEIQKSAHPFHDWNERINEECYRPNAFSKIFNSKGEIIKVVNNYSKMSFNFGPTLLSWLEKNDFETYNRILEADKESLKEYSGHGNALAQVYNHIIMPLADKEDKNTQILWGIKDFESRFKRKPEGMWLAETAIDYKTVDALIENDIKFTILSPYQAKNTREMEKKEWKDVLGGKIDSTKPYRCYSKTYPNKYIDIFFYDGPISSSIGFEDTVKDSSKYISRLKLALNEKAEHSQIVNIATDGETYGHHKKFADLTLAHLLFDLAPKNNFEVINYGYYLEKFGVVDEVELNEGKGEGTSWSCAHGVDRWKDDCGCNSGGNYGWNQKWRKPLRDGLNKLRDILKEIYGKEATPYFKDIWKARNEYVDVVLNRSLKNVNDYFKRNLKKEVDTEEQEFLLKLLEIQRNLLLMFTSCGWFFDEISGLETIQILSYASKAIQLAQDYTNQDIEKIFTNYLEEAKSNIKEFGTGKDIYFNMVKSRIVDFDKMVAHYAISSSFYKYSKKSEIFTYEIERDDFSKIEDGNLILNIGKVKIKNLITNEFRYVMYGVLKFGNMDFRCSVKNIFSNTEYFEIKREILKKIEKKFSIVESMRALDMYINSEYYTFNELLLETKRKILKKVTGKFFEDYKNTYEKIYTESSQVISALLDAELSIPEEYRIAAEYTFKNKITNLLEEFLENLNSQSSESELVSAIMSSKKLNYKIVNDKMKDRLKEKLNILIDELQFEKIEIIEDILKLFNISKLLKIDISTNHSQEKVYKFGLENYDKLSDINKNKFIELIKNLKFSEKTFDVIN